Proteins encoded together in one Carya illinoinensis cultivar Pawnee chromosome 3, C.illinoinensisPawnee_v1, whole genome shotgun sequence window:
- the LOC122303454 gene encoding G-type lectin S-receptor-like serine/threonine-protein kinase LECRK3, producing the protein MDSVIVLFLVLSAFFTASAQQMESNVSPGSYLMPGINSTWLSRSGLFAFGFYKQGNGYAVGIFLAGIPQKTVVWTANRDEPPVSSTATLIFTNNGTLVLQSTPEQTPIIIADSLGSTSAAMLDTGNFVLHNSDQQVVWQSFEHPTDSLLPGQPLLAGTELFSSMSETDHSTGIFRLKMQHDGNLVQYPVDTPDTRAYAYYASGTDGRGDNVTLNFSPDGHLYLLSATGANIRNLTDGGYPRKETIYLMRIDADGIFRLYSYEVKQNGNWSNVWSSSNDLCEPKGLCGLNGYCVLNDNKAQCVCLPGFEMAHQTTGCVRSFNAAGRCSSKDEYNPHTMSELANIVWEDMPYSVLSFPLKEDCERSCLEDCNCEAALFKDSTCRKQRPPLRYGRRTLTDSTAFIKVGKSTPADMPKDNQKGLRLDILILGGGKILSIRGCDIS; encoded by the coding sequence ATGGATTCTGTGATCGTTCTGTTTCTCGTTCTCTCTGCATTTTTTACTGCTTCAGCTCAACAAATGGAGTCCAATGTAAGCCCAGGCTCTTATCTAATGCCTGGAATCAACTCTACGTGGTTGTCACGTTCTGGTCTCTTTGCTTTTGGATTCTATAAGCAAGGCAATGGCTACGCTGTCGGTATTTTTCTTGCTGGAATTCCTCAAAAAACTGTTGTCTGGACTGCAAACCGTGACGAACCTCCAGTCTCCAGCACTGCTACCTTGATTTTTACAAACAATGGCACGCTTGTCCTGCAATCGACACCAGAGCAAACGCCAATCATCATAGCTGATTCTCTTGGGTCTACTTCAGCTGCCATGCTTGATACAGGAAATTTTGTGCTCCATAATTCCGATCAACAAGTAGTGTGGCAGAGTTTTGAGCATCCGACTGATTCCCTTTTACCCGGTCAACCTCTCTTAGCAGGTACGGAGCTGTTTTCTAGTATGTCAGAAACTGATCACTCAACGGGTATCTTCCGTCTTAAGATGCAACATGATGGAAACCTTGTTCAATACCCGGTGGACACTCCCGACACCAGGGCATATGCTTATTATGCATCTGGGACAGATGGAAGGGGAGATAACGTAACGCTAAACTTTAGTCCTGACGGCCATCTCTACTTGCTTAGCGCTACTGGTGCTAACATTAGGAATCTAACCGATGGAGGATATCCTAGAAAGGAAACTATTTATCTTATGAGAATCGATGCAGATGGGATATTCCGACTGTACTCGTATGAGGTGAAACAGAATGGAAACTGGTCAAATGTATGGTCATCTTCCAATGATTTGTGTGAACCCAAGGGTCTCTGTGGATTAAACGGgtattgtgttttaaatgacAATAAAGCTCAATGCGTATGTCTTCCAGGGTTCGAGATGGCACACCAGACTACAGGCTGTGTTAGAAGTTTCAATGCTGCAGGCCGTTGCAGTAGTAAGGATGAATACAATCCACACACCATGAGCGAGCTGGCTAATATCGTTTGGGAAGATATGCCGTATTCTGTTTTGTCATTTCCACTCAAAGAAGATTGCGAACGATCTTGCTTAGAGGACTGTAACTGTGAAGCTGCGCTATTCAAAGACAGCACGTGCAGAAAACAAAGGCCCCCATTGAGATACGGGAGAAGGACGTTGACTGATTCAACTGCTTTCATCAAGGTAGGGAAATCGACACCCGCTGATATGCCAAAAGACAACCAGAAAGGCCTTAGACTGGACATTCTAATTCTTGGTGGTGGAAAAATTTTATCTATAAGAGGGTGTGATATATCATAg